From a single Candidatus Binataceae bacterium genomic region:
- a CDS encoding undecaprenyl-diphosphate phosphatase, with amino-acid sequence MISHLQAIILGAVQGLAEFLPISSSAHLVLVPWLFKWQDPGLAFDVALHLGTLLALLVYYWEDWIAMARSFAPGGQAAERRLLQLIIVASVPGAIMGLLFEKQAESTFRSPLLIAIAMTTLAILLWWFDRVSPQKRKMSEMTYWDALAIGFSQALALIPGVSRSGATITMARAVKIDRGDSANFSFLMATPIIAGAGLVEARKLLHEGLDLSVALGFVSAAVFGLIAIVVLIRYVRMHNYAVFVVYRLTVAALVIAVFFARG; translated from the coding sequence TCCTGCCCATCTCCAGTTCCGCTCATCTGGTACTCGTCCCCTGGCTGTTCAAATGGCAGGATCCGGGCCTCGCATTCGATGTCGCCTTGCATCTGGGCACGCTCCTGGCTCTGCTCGTTTACTACTGGGAGGACTGGATCGCGATGGCGCGGTCGTTCGCCCCCGGAGGCCAGGCGGCAGAACGACGCCTGCTGCAGCTGATAATCGTCGCTTCGGTTCCCGGAGCGATCATGGGTCTGCTTTTCGAGAAGCAGGCCGAGTCGACTTTTCGCTCCCCGCTGCTGATAGCGATCGCAATGACGACGCTCGCGATTCTGCTGTGGTGGTTCGACCGGGTTTCGCCCCAAAAGCGAAAGATGAGCGAAATGACCTATTGGGATGCACTGGCGATTGGATTCAGCCAAGCGCTAGCGCTCATTCCGGGAGTATCTCGTTCCGGGGCAACTATCACGATGGCGCGGGCAGTCAAAATCGACCGCGGCGATTCCGCCAATTTCTCCTTTCTGATGGCGACACCAATCATCGCCGGCGCCGGACTGGTCGAAGCTCGCAAACTGCTCCATGAAGGTTTGGACCTGTCGGTCGCATTGGGCTTCGTCTCCGCCGCGGTTTTTGGCCTTATCGCTATCGTCGTCCTGATTCGGTATGTCCGCATGCACAACTACGCGGTGTTCGTCGTCTATCGGCTGACGGTCGCGGCGCTGGTCATCGCCGTCTTCTTCGCCCGTGGCTGA
- a CDS encoding glycosyltransferase family 39 protein: MDDAASSATRPALPSEATPPAPPVAPPGGAGGVAWFSDLAEPPLAILVLTLAGVALFVVNLGGYPFYTKGEPREAVTVFNMLHGGGFILPLRAGVEVPSKPLLMHWLAAIASILADGVSEWTVRMPSALFAIGGMLAAYLYVRCLFDERIGFLAALILGTTVQYLQAGSGARVDMTLTFFLEIAFFEFIMIAEGLTERRMTLYFAIAMAVLSKGPVGLVLPGLVALVWIAVERRWSVLREMSLVRGAALVALLAGGWYVAAALTGGTAFVHKQVLAENLFRFVRNNAFRVGHLHSYYYMEGALVAGFMPWTPLILILFVQAARRPRRMEARLAYLMTWFVVVLLFYNLPQSKRGVYLLALYPALATMLAIYVEAAARVADVSSGWIRWLSHLAAVFFVIVGFDALLGLGMLALAPRALELLLRSLGIIHYDFVPQLELAAAAHPFVGMGLGAAMIAIGVLSVRCRQGAESLCMTVAGGAICLALLANIFVVPALANALTLKPFTREAMEIVGTRSVGYMGALNYDVAYYSERNLPVVSIWSGPRPDFLIAWREEFLRLPPAMRAQFRAVLLSHPTELDGTGGMVLLRCEPGFAPGTPGPPGAEPPPKTEPPEFDV, from the coding sequence ATGGACGACGCGGCCTCGAGCGCCACCCGGCCCGCACTGCCCTCAGAAGCGACACCGCCTGCGCCACCCGTTGCGCCGCCGGGTGGCGCAGGCGGTGTCGCATGGTTCAGCGATCTCGCTGAACCGCCGCTCGCAATTCTCGTCCTTACCCTGGCCGGTGTGGCGCTCTTCGTGGTCAATCTCGGCGGCTATCCGTTCTACACCAAGGGCGAGCCGCGCGAGGCGGTCACTGTTTTCAACATGCTGCACGGCGGCGGCTTCATCCTGCCATTGCGGGCGGGCGTCGAGGTCCCGTCCAAGCCGCTCCTGATGCACTGGCTGGCGGCGATCGCATCGATCCTCGCCGACGGCGTCAGCGAATGGACCGTCCGCATGCCTTCGGCGCTGTTCGCGATCGGCGGGATGCTCGCGGCTTACCTTTACGTGCGTTGCCTGTTCGACGAGCGGATCGGCTTTCTCGCGGCGCTCATCCTCGGCACCACCGTCCAGTATCTCCAGGCCGGAAGCGGTGCGCGGGTGGACATGACGCTCACCTTCTTTCTCGAAATCGCCTTCTTCGAATTCATCATGATCGCCGAAGGACTGACGGAGCGGAGAATGACGCTCTACTTCGCGATCGCGATGGCCGTGCTGAGCAAGGGGCCGGTGGGCCTGGTCCTGCCGGGGCTAGTCGCTCTCGTGTGGATCGCGGTCGAGCGTCGCTGGAGCGTGTTGCGCGAGATGAGCCTCGTGCGCGGCGCGGCGCTGGTCGCGCTGCTCGCCGGGGGATGGTACGTGGCGGCGGCACTGACGGGCGGAACCGCGTTCGTGCACAAGCAGGTGCTGGCCGAGAATCTCTTCCGCTTCGTACGCAATAACGCCTTCCGCGTGGGCCACCTCCACTCCTATTACTACATGGAAGGGGCGCTGGTGGCCGGATTCATGCCCTGGACGCCGCTCATCCTTATCCTCTTCGTGCAGGCAGCGCGCCGTCCCCGTCGGATGGAGGCGCGCCTGGCGTACCTGATGACGTGGTTTGTGGTGGTGCTGCTCTTCTACAATCTGCCGCAGAGCAAGCGCGGGGTTTATCTGCTCGCGCTCTATCCCGCGCTGGCCACGATGCTGGCGATATACGTCGAGGCGGCGGCCCGCGTGGCGGACGTGTCGTCCGGATGGATTCGCTGGCTCTCGCATCTGGCAGCGGTGTTTTTCGTGATCGTCGGCTTCGACGCCCTGCTCGGCCTGGGGATGCTCGCCTTGGCACCTCGCGCGCTCGAGCTTCTGCTCCGCAGCCTGGGCATCATCCACTACGATTTCGTTCCGCAGCTTGAGCTCGCGGCCGCCGCCCATCCGTTCGTCGGCATGGGGCTCGGTGCGGCGATGATCGCGATCGGAGTCTTGTCCGTGCGCTGCCGCCAGGGCGCCGAGAGCCTGTGCATGACGGTCGCGGGCGGAGCGATCTGCCTCGCGCTTTTGGCGAACATCTTCGTCGTGCCGGCGCTGGCCAACGCGCTTACGCTGAAGCCGTTCACGCGGGAGGCGATGGAGATCGTCGGGACGCGCAGCGTCGGATATATGGGCGCTCTCAACTACGACGTCGCGTATTACAGCGAACGCAATCTGCCGGTGGTGTCCATCTGGAGCGGACCGCGGCCCGACTTTCTGATCGCCTGGCGTGAGGAGTTTCTGCGGCTGCCGCCCGCGATGCGCGCGCAGTTCCGCGCCGTCCTGCTGAGCCATCCAACCGAACTCGACGGCACCGGCGGGATGGTCCTGCTGCGATGCGAGCCCGGCTTCGCTCCGGGCACCCCCGGGCCGCCCGGAGCCGAGCCGCCGCCCAAAACCGAACCGCCCGAATTCGACGTCTGA
- a CDS encoding CDGSH iron-sulfur domain-containing protein, whose amino-acid sequence MARLVEHERNSPYEIPEGTELPVYICACGLSKNKPFCDGSHKRTRDEEASATYCYDEAGRIKVQKQY is encoded by the coding sequence ATGGCCCGACTGGTGGAACACGAGCGCAACTCTCCGTACGAAATTCCCGAGGGCACTGAATTGCCGGTGTATATCTGTGCCTGCGGACTCTCGAAGAACAAGCCGTTCTGCGACGGCTCGCACAAGCGCACCCGCGACGAAGAAGCCTCGGCGACGTACTGCTACGACGAGGCCGGGCGAATCAAGGTGCAGAAGCAATACTGA
- a CDS encoding transglutaminase family protein, whose translation MLLQISHRTRFVYDQPAHDSHNELRLRPLDAAGQRCLSFELSIDQPASVITYRDFFGNHAHSVSVSAPHRELTIVAHSLVERPDTLAEPGPEMTFRDFLRDDEVHLRDYWEYLNPSHYVPFSERLQKLFWMARPGDTEDVGCYVARIVAWVRDQFDYQKARTHVHSSVDDILKTGSGVCQDFAHLTIGLLRLAGVPVRYVSGYLAPTLASAGAASLGEQASHAWIETWLPRSGWTGFDPTHRYRTDERHVRVAVGRDYADVPPLKGMYRSNAASQIMTVDLNVEHTVATGPLDETGIGVVRASDADRGGAPPGSQAQ comes from the coding sequence ATGTTGCTGCAGATAAGCCACAGGACCCGGTTTGTGTACGACCAGCCGGCGCACGACTCGCACAACGAACTGAGGCTGCGGCCGCTTGACGCGGCCGGGCAGCGATGCCTTTCGTTCGAGCTGAGCATCGACCAGCCCGCGAGCGTGATTACCTACCGCGACTTTTTCGGCAATCACGCGCATTCGGTGTCGGTAAGCGCGCCGCATCGCGAACTGACGATCGTCGCACACTCGCTGGTCGAGCGCCCCGACACGCTGGCGGAGCCAGGGCCCGAAATGACGTTCCGCGATTTTCTCCGCGACGACGAAGTTCATCTCAGAGATTACTGGGAGTATCTGAATCCGAGCCATTACGTTCCGTTCAGCGAGCGGCTGCAGAAGCTGTTCTGGATGGCGCGGCCGGGCGACACCGAGGACGTCGGCTGCTACGTCGCGCGCATCGTGGCCTGGGTGCGCGACCAGTTCGACTACCAGAAGGCGCGCACCCACGTGCACTCGAGCGTGGACGACATCCTGAAGACGGGCAGCGGAGTGTGTCAGGATTTCGCGCATCTGACCATCGGACTGCTGCGCCTGGCAGGCGTGCCCGTCCGCTACGTCTCGGGTTATCTCGCGCCCACGCTAGCGTCCGCCGGCGCCGCGTCGCTCGGCGAGCAGGCGAGCCATGCATGGATCGAAACGTGGCTGCCGCGCTCGGGATGGACCGGCTTCGATCCGACTCATCGCTATCGCACCGACGAACGCCACGTGAGAGTGGCCGTCGGACGCGACTACGCCGACGTGCCACCACTCAAGGGAATGTACCGCAGCAACGCGGCGAGCCAGATAATGACGGTGGATCTCAACGTCGAGCACACGGTCGCGACCGGTCCGCTGGATGAAACCGGAATTGGCGTGGTGCGAGCATCCGATGCCGATCGAGGCGGCGCTCCGCCGGGCAGCCAGGCGCAGTAG
- a CDS encoding M48 family metalloprotease has translation MATDTNNFWALERVNRRRRVARLVVSQILVFAALGSGFDLSMGAVRFAAGHPAGFPWCTAAGLIFGIGQTMRTYYGGPGMVLGSVGAFPVEGNDAEDELLSQDKLLPGNKVLIDVTREMALAARLPAPRLYMIDDSAPNSFAIGRNFDDSVICVTRGLVDMMDREELQSVIAHEMAHIRSYDMRLMMLVTATMLGNLGSLSQNLFAPINRATTALLSREREYLADAAAVEFTRNPAGMIRALEKIRDAEAPLKRGAPPHRFSSSIPSRARVESMRDWPVSLCESARRQINPKSNSTRKPKRWKPASPRSNTGSTRPASNRCRPIRRWRSESRV, from the coding sequence ATGGCGACGGACACGAACAACTTCTGGGCGCTCGAGCGCGTGAATCGCCGCCGCCGGGTTGCGCGCCTGGTTGTCTCGCAGATCCTGGTATTCGCGGCGCTGGGATCTGGCTTTGACCTGTCCATGGGAGCGGTGCGCTTCGCGGCGGGACACCCGGCGGGTTTTCCCTGGTGCACTGCCGCCGGTTTGATTTTCGGCATCGGGCAAACGATGCGCACCTACTACGGCGGCCCGGGGATGGTGCTGGGATCGGTTGGCGCCTTCCCGGTCGAGGGTAATGATGCCGAAGACGAGCTTCTGTCCCAAGACAAGCTTCTGCCAGGAAATAAGGTTCTGATCGACGTGACGCGCGAGATGGCGCTAGCCGCGCGCCTGCCGGCGCCGCGCCTGTACATGATCGACGACTCGGCGCCCAATTCGTTCGCCATCGGACGGAATTTCGATGATTCCGTGATTTGCGTGACGCGAGGCCTTGTCGACATGATGGACCGCGAAGAACTGCAGAGCGTGATCGCGCATGAGATGGCGCACATCCGCAGCTACGACATGCGGCTCATGATGCTGGTCACGGCGACGATGCTTGGCAACCTGGGATCGCTCTCGCAAAACCTGTTCGCGCCGATCAACCGCGCAACGACCGCGCTTCTTTCACGCGAGCGCGAGTACCTGGCCGACGCCGCCGCGGTCGAATTCACGCGCAATCCCGCCGGGATGATTCGTGCGTTGGAAAAGATCCGGGATGCGGAGGCACCGCTTAAGCGCGGCGCGCCACCGCACCGCTTTTCCTCGTCGATCCCTTCGAGAGCGCGGGTGGAATCGATGCGGGATTGGCCGGTGAGCTTATGCGAATCCGCTCGCAGACAGATAAATCCGAAGAGCAACTCGACGAGGAAGCCGAAGCGGTGGAAGCCAGCTTCGCCGAGGAGCAATACCGGCTCGACACGACCGGCGAGCAACCGCTGTCGACCCATCCGCCGCTGGCGGAGCGAATCGCGCGTCTGA
- a CDS encoding DMT family transporter → MAESRAFGMTMAALCTVAAATQPALMRFGATRLDPMLFAAGCAVVATICVLPVVYARGEMGMLVGRRYRMRLLAISIIGTVVTTLTLVFGLRRIDAVAGTLLLQSEPIYSLLLATLFAGERPTLRQLAATAIIVGGIASAVGASGGAYSPAWAAMLVGMTPFFWQASHVLSLPAMPPMSPICMTAGRYGYASIVLTVALLAANPHALAQLREPLVIGVIAATGIVCYFLASLAWYAAISRLSLAWTTTLVIPGIPLLSILCAIFFLGEHATRRDIIGILVAISGVLLLVLGAEGARHRAATPAQIAEAVEAIHQPMN, encoded by the coding sequence GTGGCTGAGAGCCGCGCCTTCGGGATGACGATGGCGGCGCTGTGCACTGTCGCAGCCGCTACGCAGCCGGCCCTAATGCGCTTTGGCGCCACGCGGCTTGACCCCATGCTGTTCGCCGCCGGATGCGCCGTTGTCGCGACGATCTGCGTCCTGCCCGTGGTATATGCGCGGGGCGAGATGGGGATGCTGGTCGGCCGGCGCTACCGGATGCGGCTGCTCGCGATCTCGATAATCGGCACCGTGGTGACGACGCTCACCCTGGTCTTTGGTCTCCGCAGGATCGACGCGGTTGCCGGAACCCTGCTGCTGCAGAGCGAACCGATCTACTCTCTCCTGCTGGCGACGCTGTTCGCCGGCGAACGCCCGACACTTCGCCAACTCGCCGCAACCGCGATCATCGTCGGCGGCATCGCTTCTGCGGTCGGCGCGTCGGGCGGCGCGTATTCGCCGGCCTGGGCGGCAATGCTGGTCGGGATGACACCGTTCTTCTGGCAGGCCTCGCATGTGCTGTCGCTGCCGGCGATGCCGCCGATGTCGCCGATCTGCATGACGGCGGGCCGCTACGGCTACGCTTCGATCGTCCTGACCGTAGCGCTTCTCGCAGCGAATCCGCATGCGCTCGCGCAACTGCGCGAGCCGCTCGTGATTGGCGTGATCGCCGCGACAGGCATCGTCTGCTATTTCCTCGCCTCGCTCGCCTGGTACGCGGCGATCAGCCGGTTGTCGCTGGCATGGACGACCACCCTGGTCATCCCGGGTATCCCGCTGCTCTCGATCCTGTGCGCGATTTTCTTTCTGGGCGAGCATGCAACCCGGCGCGACATTATCGGCATCCTCGTCGCAATCTCCGGCGTGCTGCTGCTCGTGCTTGGCGCCGAGGGCGCCCGCCACAGGGCTGCAACCCCCGCCCAAATCGCAGAGGCGGTCGAGGCGATCCATCAGCCGATGAATTGA